One window of Eisenibacter elegans DSM 3317 genomic DNA carries:
- a CDS encoding OmpA family protein yields the protein MNYLVRLPRPLLLLLACFSLSLGASQQLWAQRDTTRSVMSRIANANTEVSFKEIANQKTKDGNHYILYRLSRQRIRAEADSRKNSVYVPEYYKRDPDGDGVVGDADKCPSTPSKVWVYVGSKDSVSMSLHNDLLVINGRDSIYVHVNEFGCFPDDDGDGVPNFNDRCPDTKKGEPVDKYGCTLKDSDGDGIPDIYDDCPDKPGSKKNRGCPDPDRDGDGIPDKEDLCPDEPGPKSNKGCPELIKEEEKEILKAASRVQFNTASAVILREFYPELDRVADLLKKYPKARLHLEGHTDSDGTEEANQVLSEQRAASVRQYLINKGIEPERITSAGFGELQPIDTNNTPQGKRNNRRVEMSVF from the coding sequence ATGAACTATTTAGTCCGGCTGCCGCGCCCCTTATTGCTACTTTTGGCCTGCTTTAGCTTATCCTTAGGCGCTTCGCAGCAACTGTGGGCGCAGCGAGATACCACCCGCTCCGTTATGTCGCGCATTGCCAATGCCAATACCGAGGTCTCTTTTAAGGAAATAGCCAACCAGAAAACCAAGGACGGCAATCATTACATCCTTTATCGCCTTAGCCGCCAACGCATCCGCGCTGAGGCAGACTCCCGCAAAAATTCTGTATATGTTCCCGAATATTACAAGCGCGACCCTGACGGCGACGGTGTGGTCGGTGATGCGGACAAGTGCCCCTCCACTCCTTCAAAAGTATGGGTGTATGTGGGCAGCAAAGACAGTGTCAGTATGAGCCTACACAACGACTTGCTCGTCATCAATGGCCGTGACTCTATCTATGTTCACGTCAACGAATTTGGATGCTTCCCCGACGATGACGGCGACGGCGTGCCCAACTTCAACGACCGCTGCCCTGATACCAAGAAAGGTGAGCCTGTGGACAAATACGGTTGCACGCTCAAAGACTCCGACGGCGACGGTATCCCCGACATCTACGACGACTGCCCCGACAAGCCCGGCTCCAAGAAAAACCGTGGTTGCCCCGACCCTGACCGCGACGGCGACGGCATCCCTGATAAGGAAGACCTCTGCCCCGACGAGCCCGGCCCCAAGAGCAACAAAGGTTGCCCAGAACTCATCAAAGAAGAGGAGAAGGAAATTCTCAAGGCGGCCAGCCGTGTGCAGTTCAACACCGCCAGTGCTGTCATCTTGCGGGAGTTTTACCCTGAGCTTGACCGTGTGGCCGACCTGCTCAAGAAATACCCCAAAGCCCGCCTACACCTCGAAGGCCATACCGATAGTGACGGCACCGAAGAAGCCAACCAGGTGCTCTCCGAACAACGTGCGGCTTCTGTACGCCAGTACCTCATCAACAAAGGCATCGAGCCTGAGCGCATCACCTCGGCAGGGTTTGGTGAACTTCAGCCTATCGATACAAACAATACCCCACAGGGCAAACGCAATAATCGCCGCGTGGAGATGAGTGTTTTCTAA
- a CDS encoding D-glycero-alpha-D-manno-heptose-1,7-bisphosphate 7-phosphatase translates to MPSQKAIFLDRDGVLNRERGTYTYKVSDFEVLPGVPQALAQLKAAGFLLIIVTNQGGIAKGLYAMADVEACFAHLQQACNGLIDAQYVAPGHSEVGASLSRKPGTLMIERACAKFDIDRSRSWLIGDSPRDLEAGHAQGLRCIHIAENAPSHPLAAATVSSLVAATEVILGS, encoded by the coding sequence ATGCCTAGCCAAAAAGCCATTTTTCTGGATCGAGATGGGGTACTCAACCGCGAACGGGGCACATACACCTATAAGGTTTCCGATTTTGAGGTGCTGCCTGGTGTTCCCCAAGCATTGGCACAGTTGAAAGCAGCAGGGTTTTTACTCATTATCGTCACCAACCAAGGCGGTATCGCCAAAGGATTGTATGCGATGGCTGATGTAGAGGCCTGCTTTGCCCATTTGCAACAAGCCTGTAATGGACTCATTGATGCACAATATGTTGCCCCCGGGCACTCAGAGGTAGGAGCCTCGCTCTCGCGTAAGCCGGGCACACTGATGATTGAGCGAGCCTGTGCCAAATTTGACATCGACCGCAGCCGCTCGTGGCTCATAGGCGATAGCCCCCGCGACCTCGAAGCCGGACACGCCCAAGGGCTGCGCTGCATACACATTGCCGAAAACGCCCCCTCACATCCCCTAGCCGCCGCCACTGTGAGTAGTTTGGTAGCCGCTACAGAGGTGATACTAGGCTCATAA
- a CDS encoding low molecular weight protein-tyrosine-phosphatase — translation MVRVLFVCLGNICRSPIAQGVFEQLLEERGLSDQVSADSAGTAAYHIGELPDERTRANARSHGIELTHRARQVSAADLQAFDYVITMDKSNYDNVLKLYQTAGGKAKALLQMMRSFDVSPDDVDVPDPYYGGAEGFEHVYQIVRRSAERLIDYLVERHHLNPKQV, via the coding sequence ATGGTTCGTGTACTTTTTGTTTGTTTGGGCAATATCTGTCGTTCGCCCATTGCTCAGGGTGTTTTTGAGCAATTGTTGGAAGAACGTGGTTTGAGCGATCAAGTCAGCGCCGATTCTGCCGGTACAGCAGCCTACCATATCGGAGAGCTGCCCGATGAGCGCACCCGCGCCAATGCCCGCAGCCACGGGATAGAGTTGACACACCGCGCCCGTCAGGTGTCAGCAGCAGATTTGCAGGCTTTTGATTATGTCATCACGATGGATAAGAGCAACTACGACAATGTGCTCAAACTCTACCAAACCGCCGGGGGCAAGGCAAAGGCTCTGCTACAGATGATGCGTAGTTTTGATGTCTCTCCCGACGATGTGGATGTACCCGACCCTTACTACGGGGGGGCGGAGGGCTTCGAGCACGTCTATCAGATTGTCCGGCGTAGTGCCGAGCGCCTCATCGACTATCTCGTAGAGCGGCATCACCTCAACCCCAAACAAGTCTGA
- a CDS encoding isoprenyl transferase, whose product MKELIDIEGLPKHVAVIMDGNGRWAKKKGAMRIFGHKNAIKAVREVTEASAELGIQYLTLYAFSTENWARPKDEVDGLMQLLVSTIRKEIKTLTNNNVRLLTIGDIQSLPASCQEELQEAVRMTAHHTGLTLILALSYSGRWDILSAVKQLMEAQAQGTLPTDVPLEELFEQHLSTANIPDPELLIRTSGEMRISNFLLWQLAYTEIYISPILWPDFRRAHLYEALIAYQQRERRFGKTSEQLQKHPQ is encoded by the coding sequence ATGAAAGAACTTATTGATATAGAAGGGCTTCCCAAACACGTGGCCGTGATTATGGACGGCAATGGCCGTTGGGCGAAGAAGAAGGGAGCAATGCGTATTTTTGGCCATAAAAACGCCATCAAAGCTGTCAGAGAAGTAACAGAAGCCAGCGCCGAGCTGGGGATTCAGTATTTGACATTATATGCCTTTTCTACCGAAAATTGGGCCAGACCCAAAGACGAAGTAGATGGGCTGATGCAATTGCTAGTGTCTACCATCCGCAAGGAAATCAAGACTTTGACCAACAACAACGTGCGTCTCCTTACTATCGGCGACATCCAAAGTCTGCCTGCTTCTTGTCAAGAGGAGTTGCAGGAAGCTGTCCGGATGACTGCCCACCATACCGGCTTGACCCTGATACTGGCCTTGAGCTATAGTGGTCGTTGGGATATTCTCAGTGCTGTCAAACAGCTTATGGAGGCTCAAGCGCAAGGGACACTCCCTACCGATGTGCCGCTCGAAGAGCTATTTGAGCAGCATCTCAGCACAGCCAATATTCCTGATCCAGAGCTACTTATCCGTACTAGTGGCGAAATGCGCATCAGTAATTTCTTATTGTGGCAATTAGCATACACCGAAATATATATATCCCCTATCCTGTGGCCTGATTTCAGAAGGGCGCATCTCTATGAAGCGCTCATAGCCTATCAACAACGTGAACGAAGATTTGGAAAAACAAGTGAACAATTACAGAAACACCCCCAATAA
- the msrB gene encoding peptide-methionine (R)-S-oxide reductase MsrB, with protein sequence MQTHFLSRFSSLCLGLLLVSFSACAQQNSNARMIDQSSKNLPRTEAIPESEKVVKTDQEWKQVLDPQAYQVLRQKGTERAYTGAFWNHKAKGLYLCAGCDNELFHSDTKYDSHCGWPSFFEAFRPGAIRFEDDRSHGMVRTEVLCAKCDGHLGHIFDDGPPPTGKRYCINSVAMKFVENK encoded by the coding sequence ATGCAAACTCATTTTCTTTCTCGTTTTAGTAGCTTGTGTTTGGGGCTGCTTTTGGTCAGCTTCAGCGCTTGCGCCCAACAAAACTCCAATGCCCGTATGATAGATCAGAGCAGTAAAAACCTTCCCCGCACGGAAGCCATTCCCGAATCAGAAAAGGTCGTCAAAACAGACCAAGAATGGAAACAAGTCCTCGACCCGCAAGCCTATCAAGTCTTGCGCCAAAAAGGCACCGAACGCGCCTACACTGGAGCCTTCTGGAACCACAAAGCCAAGGGCTTGTACCTTTGTGCCGGCTGCGACAATGAGTTGTTCCACTCCGACACCAAGTACGATTCTCACTGCGGTTGGCCTAGCTTCTTTGAAGCCTTCCGCCCGGGTGCCATTCGGTTTGAAGACGACCGCAGCCACGGCATGGTACGTACCGAAGTGCTTTGTGCCAAATGTGATGGGCACCTTGGCCATATCTTCGACGACGGCCCACCTCCCACCGGCAAGCGCTATTGCATCAATTCGGTGGCGATGAAATTCGTCGAAAATAAGTAA
- a CDS encoding DUF4159 domain-containing protein: MLQTLRTLLLGLLLYTAALSLQAQSTGFRLAKLKYGGGGDWYANKTSLPNLIAFCNQHLGTNFPPEEDIVEVGSPDIFAYPWIHMTGHGNVVFTDAEALNLRRYLMSGGFLHIDDNYGMDSYVRREMKKVFPELEFVELPFSHPIYHQKFKFPEGLPKIHEHDGKPAQGFGLIYQGRLVCFYSYECDLGNGWEDASIHNDPEHIRRAALQMGANLVAFALTNF; encoded by the coding sequence ATGCTCCAAACCCTACGCACCCTTCTATTAGGATTACTCCTTTATACCGCTGCCCTGTCGCTCCAAGCACAATCCACAGGCTTTAGGTTGGCCAAACTCAAGTATGGTGGCGGTGGCGATTGGTATGCCAACAAAACTTCTCTACCCAACCTGATTGCTTTCTGTAACCAACACCTCGGCACCAATTTCCCCCCCGAAGAGGACATCGTAGAGGTCGGCAGCCCCGATATTTTTGCCTATCCTTGGATACATATGACCGGCCACGGCAATGTCGTCTTTACCGATGCTGAGGCGCTCAACCTGCGCCGTTACCTGATGTCGGGCGGCTTTTTACACATCGACGATAACTACGGGATGGACTCCTACGTGCGACGCGAGATGAAAAAAGTCTTCCCAGAGCTAGAGTTTGTAGAGCTACCCTTTTCGCACCCCATCTACCACCAAAAGTTCAAATTCCCCGAAGGCCTGCCCAAAATCCACGAACACGATGGCAAGCCCGCCCAAGGCTTCGGCCTGATCTATCAAGGCCGCCTCGTCTGTTTTTACTCCTATGAGTGCGATTTGGGGAATGGTTGGGAAGATGCCTCCATCCACAACGACCCCGAGCACATCCGCCGCGCCGCCCTACAGATGGGAGCCAACTTGGTGGCCTTTGCACTCACCAATTTTTGA
- a CDS encoding TetR family transcriptional regulator C-terminal domain-containing protein — protein sequence MSTQAKITQAYIEYVLEHNARPNVYIFCKNSKLKEADFYDTYGTIEAVEAAIWTQTFADSRTRVEKEEVYAGYSVREKLLAFYYTFIEELKSQRSFFLWSYQQLPPDSRLSPAIFKEMRQHFIRYAQELIQEGVESNEIAQRIFITDQYPSILWGQLRLILDFWFKDMSAAFEKTDVFIEKNVNLAFDLMNRSFVDSSVDYLRYMLQNR from the coding sequence ATGAGCACCCAAGCAAAAATCACACAAGCCTATATCGAGTATGTGCTAGAGCACAATGCGCGGCCTAATGTTTATATTTTCTGTAAAAATAGCAAGCTCAAAGAAGCTGATTTTTATGACACCTATGGCACCATAGAAGCCGTAGAAGCGGCCATTTGGACACAAACATTCGCCGATAGCCGCACCCGTGTCGAAAAAGAAGAAGTGTATGCCGGCTATAGTGTGCGGGAGAAATTACTGGCCTTTTATTATACTTTTATTGAGGAGCTAAAATCCCAACGCAGCTTTTTTCTATGGAGCTATCAACAACTCCCCCCCGATAGCCGCCTATCTCCTGCGATATTTAAGGAGATGCGCCAACATTTCATCCGCTATGCCCAAGAGTTGATACAAGAAGGGGTAGAAAGCAACGAAATTGCACAACGTATCTTCATCACCGACCAATACCCTAGTATACTTTGGGGCCAACTCCGATTGATTCTGGATTTTTGGTTCAAAGATATGAGCGCCGCCTTTGAAAAAACGGACGTGTTTATTGAGAAAAATGTCAACCTCGCTTTTGACCTAATGAACCGTAGCTTCGTAGACTCTTCTGTGGACTACTTGCGCTATATGCTCCAGAATCGCTAA
- a CDS encoding ABC1 kinase family protein, translating into MKSQKNIPTSKVQRATKFLQTGVKVGGNYVKHYTKKAFNPSLSKDELHQDNARDIYDSLSQLKGSALKVAQMLSMDKNLLPQAYADRFTMAQYSAPPLSGPLVVKTFQKYFKKSPHQLFDSFEMEAVNAASIGQVHVAYKDGQKLAVKIQYPGVAESISSDLKMVKPFAAQILQLPSKDIDDYLQEVESKLIEETDYDLELRRSIEMSEACAHLPNITFAKYFPELSCQRVLTMEWLDGMHLKDFLATNPSQEVRNQIGQALWDFYDFQMHTLKSIHADPHPGNFLMRADGTMSILDFGCIKVVPEEFYQNYFVVVNPYLLENEEKLKQVFYTMDFLFEDDTPQEVELFMGLFKHMIGLLCRPFREDNFDFSDDAYFKEIYEFGEYMSTLKELRESKKARGSRHSLYINRTYFGLYSMLNELGATVKTNRPEWLTAPV; encoded by the coding sequence ATGAAATCACAAAAAAATATCCCTACCAGTAAAGTCCAACGGGCTACCAAGTTTTTGCAGACGGGTGTCAAAGTAGGAGGGAATTATGTAAAGCATTATACCAAAAAGGCATTTAACCCCAGCCTCTCCAAAGATGAGCTGCATCAGGACAATGCCCGCGACATTTACGACTCGCTCAGCCAGCTCAAAGGCAGCGCGCTCAAAGTGGCGCAGATGCTCAGTATGGACAAAAACCTGCTGCCCCAAGCCTATGCCGACCGCTTTACGATGGCGCAATATAGCGCTCCGCCGCTATCAGGCCCCTTGGTGGTAAAAACTTTTCAGAAATATTTTAAAAAATCCCCCCATCAGCTCTTCGACAGCTTTGAGATGGAGGCTGTCAATGCGGCCTCTATCGGCCAAGTACACGTGGCATACAAAGATGGGCAGAAGCTGGCCGTCAAAATCCAATACCCGGGCGTGGCTGAAAGCATCAGCTCCGACCTCAAGATGGTCAAGCCTTTTGCCGCCCAAATCCTACAGTTGCCCAGCAAAGATATTGACGATTATCTGCAAGAGGTGGAGTCAAAACTGATAGAAGAGACCGACTATGACCTGGAGCTGCGCCGCTCCATCGAAATGTCGGAGGCCTGCGCCCACTTGCCCAATATCACCTTTGCCAAGTACTTCCCCGAGCTCTCGTGTCAGCGTGTGCTGACGATGGAGTGGCTCGACGGGATGCACCTCAAGGACTTTTTGGCCACCAACCCCTCGCAGGAGGTGCGCAACCAAATCGGCCAAGCCCTGTGGGATTTTTATGACTTCCAAATGCACACCCTCAAGAGCATCCACGCCGACCCACACCCAGGTAATTTCTTGATGCGTGCCGACGGTACGATGTCCATCCTCGATTTTGGCTGTATCAAGGTCGTGCCCGAAGAATTTTATCAAAACTACTTCGTGGTCGTAAATCCCTACCTGCTCGAAAACGAAGAGAAGCTCAAGCAGGTGTTTTATACAATGGACTTCCTCTTCGAAGACGATACCCCGCAGGAGGTGGAGCTGTTTATGGGCTTGTTCAAGCATATGATTGGCCTACTCTGCCGCCCCTTCCGCGAGGACAACTTCGACTTCAGCGACGATGCCTACTTCAAAGAAATTTATGAGTTTGGCGAATATATGTCTACCCTCAAAGAGTTGAGAGAGTCGAAAAAAGCCCGTGGCTCGCGCCATTCGCTCTATATCAACCGTACGTATTTTGGACTATACTCGATGCTCAACGAGCTGGGCGCTACCGTCAAAACCAATCGCCCCGAATGGCTCACTGCACCGGTATAA
- the hemB gene encoding porphobilinogen synthase, which yields MTPLTRRPRRNRQTAALRALTTETTLSPEHLILPLFVVEGHNIQQPIVSMPGIYRHSLDRLLGEVEAAFALGIKAFAPFPSLPDSRKDSLATESYRPDGLYPNTIRAIKERFPEAVLFTDVAMDPYSSDGHDGLVRDGQILNDETLPILAQMAIVQAQAGADFIAPSDMMDGRVGYLRQALDQAGFSQVGILAYSAKYASAFYGPFRDALDSAPKFGDKKTYQMNPANLREAREEAALDYAEGADILMVKPAMPYLDVIRALREDFDIPIAAYQVSGEYAMLQAAAQQGWLNLSQTMNESLLAIRRAGADMILTYFAKDFAQQYKQQVS from the coding sequence ATGACTCCACTTACCCGCCGCCCGCGCCGCAATCGCCAGACAGCCGCCCTACGCGCCCTGACAACCGAAACAACCCTCAGTCCAGAGCACCTTATTTTGCCATTGTTTGTGGTAGAAGGGCACAACATCCAGCAGCCCATTGTGTCTATGCCCGGTATTTACCGCCACAGTCTCGATCGGCTGCTTGGCGAGGTAGAGGCCGCGTTTGCGCTTGGAATCAAGGCTTTTGCGCCTTTTCCGAGCCTGCCCGATAGCCGCAAAGACTCACTGGCTACCGAAAGCTACCGCCCCGACGGCCTGTATCCCAACACCATCAGGGCAATCAAAGAACGATTTCCGGAGGCAGTCTTGTTTACAGATGTGGCGATGGATCCCTACAGTAGCGACGGCCACGACGGGCTTGTGCGCGATGGGCAGATTCTGAACGACGAAACCCTGCCGATTTTGGCACAGATGGCCATTGTCCAAGCTCAGGCCGGCGCCGATTTTATTGCGCCTTCAGATATGATGGATGGCCGTGTAGGGTATCTGCGCCAAGCGCTCGATCAAGCAGGGTTTAGCCAAGTGGGCATTTTGGCCTACAGCGCCAAATATGCCAGTGCTTTTTATGGCCCTTTTCGCGATGCCTTAGATTCGGCACCAAAGTTTGGCGACAAGAAGACCTATCAGATGAACCCTGCCAACCTACGCGAGGCGCGTGAGGAAGCCGCCCTCGACTACGCCGAAGGTGCTGACATCCTCATGGTCAAGCCAGCAATGCCCTACCTAGATGTCATCAGGGCTTTGAGAGAAGACTTTGATATTCCCATCGCCGCATACCAAGTCAGTGGAGAATATGCGATGCTTCAGGCCGCAGCCCAACAAGGATGGCTCAACCTCTCACAAACAATGAACGAGAGCTTGCTGGCCATACGCCGCGCCGGAGCAGATATGATTTTGACCTATTTTGCCAAAGACTTTGCACAACAGTACAAGCAGCAGGTCTCATAG
- the bamA gene encoding outer membrane protein assembly factor BamA, with protein sequence MNNYRNTPNKRRFLRLGLFISFVVLLSGGLWSPLQAQSQKEIASLTVTGSQYLDPNIIANMSGLRVGDKVNLSGKDLSDAIRKLWKQGLLADVAIDIVKVEGEQVSLNIRVRERPRLLDIKYKGLRKGQVTTLEEKAVSLTRGKIVTDAMLKNTEMGIKKHFADKGYANTKVRIDQRVDSNSNNRAVLTIYIDRGKKVKVERINFEGNTAFSNKTLERKLGKTNSVKFRNILRNTKYIKRQYKEDKQKLIAWYNTKGHRDARIIADSVYVGSNPDRVRIDIKIEEGRKYYFRNITWTGNYLYDDETLSRVLGIEKGDVYDTDRMQKKLQFSMNDIDVSSLYMDDGYLFFNVTPVELAIVGDSIDVQMQVFEGPQVDNNRIIVNGNTKTSDNVIIREIRTSPGYKFSRADLIRTQRELSAIGYFDPENIGMQPKPNMMDGTVDIEYTLEERPNDQIELSGGWGGGFGFVGSLGLVFNNFSARKMLNLKNWRPLPSGDGQRLALRFQANGRAFQTYSFTFTEPWLGGRKPNSFSISLSHSVQNITAGALGNPFGFGGLGGGFGGGFGGGFGGGFGFNQGPVVQSFKLYGITLSLGRRLRWPDDFFTMINSLTYNYYDLFNFSVARDLFSTGIAQNLNFNTTIARNSVDNPMYPRGGSNISLSATLTPPWSLFRPDVNYQELTPQERFRLIEYHKWMFDGSWFTTITGKLVLSTRMHFGFIGTYNKDVGIGPFERFRLGGAGLAGFNFLLGTDIIGLRGYRDNSIPPPTLSPGGVVYNKAVMELRYPLSLNPSATIYIHSFLEGGNAWDNYEEFSPFNFKRSAGVGARIFMPAFGLLGIDWAYGFDRVPGATGISGGQFHFTIGQQIR encoded by the coding sequence GTGAACAATTACAGAAACACCCCCAATAAGCGCCGCTTCCTTCGTCTCGGCCTTTTTATCAGCTTTGTAGTGCTATTGTCAGGCGGATTATGGTCGCCTTTGCAGGCGCAATCACAGAAAGAAATCGCTAGCCTAACCGTTACGGGCTCGCAATACCTCGACCCCAACATCATCGCCAATATGTCTGGCTTGCGTGTGGGCGACAAGGTCAATCTGTCGGGCAAAGACCTCAGCGACGCTATCCGCAAGCTCTGGAAACAAGGGCTTTTGGCCGACGTGGCCATCGATATTGTCAAGGTCGAAGGCGAACAAGTCTCGCTCAATATCCGTGTACGGGAGCGGCCTCGCCTGCTCGACATCAAGTACAAGGGCTTGCGCAAAGGCCAAGTTACGACGCTCGAAGAAAAGGCTGTCAGCCTCACAAGGGGCAAAATCGTAACCGATGCGATGCTCAAAAATACCGAGATGGGCATCAAGAAGCACTTTGCCGACAAGGGCTACGCCAATACCAAGGTGCGGATAGACCAAAGGGTAGACAGCAACTCCAACAACCGCGCTGTATTGACCATTTATATCGATAGGGGCAAGAAGGTAAAGGTAGAGCGTATCAATTTTGAAGGCAATACAGCTTTCAGCAACAAAACGTTAGAGCGAAAACTAGGAAAGACCAACTCGGTGAAGTTCCGCAACATCCTCCGCAACACCAAGTATATCAAACGCCAATACAAAGAAGACAAACAAAAGCTGATTGCTTGGTATAATACCAAGGGACACAGGGATGCCCGTATTATTGCTGACTCGGTGTATGTAGGCAGCAACCCTGACCGTGTACGCATTGATATCAAAATAGAAGAAGGACGGAAGTATTACTTCCGTAATATTACTTGGACAGGCAACTATCTCTATGATGATGAAACGCTCTCAAGAGTATTGGGTATCGAAAAAGGAGACGTATACGATACAGATCGAATGCAGAAAAAGCTGCAATTCAGTATGAATGACATAGATGTGTCCTCGCTCTATATGGACGATGGCTATCTGTTCTTCAACGTAACACCGGTAGAGCTGGCGATTGTCGGCGATTCTATCGATGTGCAGATGCAGGTTTTTGAAGGCCCCCAAGTAGATAACAACCGCATCATTGTCAATGGCAATACCAAGACCAGCGACAATGTCATCATCCGAGAAATACGCACCTCCCCGGGGTATAAGTTTAGCCGTGCTGACCTTATCCGTACGCAGCGTGAGTTGAGCGCTATAGGGTATTTTGACCCCGAAAACATCGGAATGCAGCCTAAACCCAATATGATGGATGGCACAGTAGACATAGAGTATACCCTCGAAGAACGACCCAATGACCAGATAGAACTCTCTGGTGGCTGGGGTGGTGGCTTTGGCTTTGTGGGCTCGCTCGGCTTGGTGTTCAACAACTTCTCTGCGCGAAAAATGTTGAACCTCAAAAACTGGAGACCATTGCCTTCTGGTGACGGCCAACGCCTCGCACTGCGCTTTCAGGCCAATGGGCGTGCTTTCCAAACATACTCCTTTACGTTTACAGAGCCGTGGCTCGGTGGACGCAAGCCCAACTCTTTTTCTATCAGTCTAAGCCACTCTGTCCAAAATATTACTGCCGGTGCGTTGGGCAACCCCTTTGGCTTTGGTGGTCTAGGAGGCGGCTTTGGCGGCGGCTTTGGCGGTGGTTTTGGTGGCGGGTTCGGCTTCAATCAAGGGCCTGTCGTACAGTCATTCAAGCTCTATGGCATTACCCTCTCTTTAGGTCGTCGTTTGCGCTGGCCAGATGATTTCTTCACAATGATTAACTCATTGACCTATAACTACTACGACCTCTTCAACTTTAGCGTTGCCAGGGACTTGTTCTCGACAGGTATAGCACAAAACCTTAACTTCAATACCACGATTGCCCGAAACAGTGTCGACAACCCAATGTATCCCCGTGGTGGTTCCAATATCTCACTCAGTGCTACATTGACACCACCTTGGTCGCTCTTCAGGCCTGATGTCAACTACCAAGAGCTGACCCCTCAGGAGCGTTTCCGACTGATTGAGTACCACAAATGGATGTTTGACGGCTCGTGGTTTACGACCATCACCGGCAAGCTCGTGCTCAGTACCCGTATGCACTTCGGCTTTATCGGTACTTACAACAAAGACGTAGGGATAGGGCCTTTCGAGCGCTTCCGACTAGGGGGGGCGGGTCTTGCCGGTTTCAACTTCTTGCTCGGCACAGATATCATCGGCCTGCGTGGTTATCGAGACAACTCCATTCCGCCGCCGACTTTGTCGCCGGGCGGGGTAGTATACAACAAGGCCGTGATGGAGCTTCGATATCCTCTATCGCTCAACCCCTCGGCTACTATTTATATACACAGCTTCCTCGAAGGAGGGAATGCCTGGGATAACTACGAAGAGTTCTCTCCCTTCAACTTCAAGCGTTCTGCTGGTGTGGGTGCGCGTATCTTTATGCCAGCCTTTGGCTTGTTAGGGATTGACTGGGCCTACGGCTTCGACCGTGTGCCGGGAGCAACAGGCATCTCCGGTGGGCAATTCCACTTTACTATCGGGCAGCAAATTCGATAA